The following are from one region of the Marinomonas sp. CT5 genome:
- the rluC gene encoding 23S rRNA pseudouridine(955/2504/2580) synthase RluC, producing the protein MSDSEQNLTARPAVRYVTIDDNNTGQRIDNFLVTYLKGVPKGKIYNLLRKGEIRVNKKRIKPDYRLQNEDVVRIAPIVIAPESDKPVLSDRLKSEIESRIVYEDKGLIVVNKPSGLAVHGGSGLSFGLVEVIRQMRPQEKFIELVHRLDRDTSGLIMIAKKRAVLKELHTALREKEGVQKTYLALVYGSWPKRKLQVNAPLLKNELKSGERVVKVHTDGKESLTRFKLVQQFEGYSLVECEPVTGRTHQIRVHTQYAGYPIVGDDKYSPSESLKETKALGFKRLCLHATRLDIMLNGERMLFEAPLDKEWQSLMNEKLTGVFA; encoded by the coding sequence ATGTCGGATTCAGAACAAAATTTAACAGCGCGTCCAGCGGTTCGTTACGTCACAATTGACGACAATAACACGGGCCAACGAATCGATAATTTTTTGGTTACCTATTTAAAAGGGGTTCCGAAAGGCAAAATTTACAACTTACTTAGGAAAGGTGAAATTCGTGTCAATAAGAAACGAATCAAACCGGACTACCGACTTCAAAATGAAGATGTTGTGCGAATTGCCCCAATAGTCATTGCACCAGAATCAGATAAGCCTGTGTTATCAGATCGCCTCAAAAGTGAGATAGAGTCGCGTATTGTCTATGAAGATAAAGGTTTGATTGTGGTGAATAAACCGTCAGGCTTAGCGGTGCATGGTGGTAGCGGTTTAAGCTTTGGTTTGGTGGAAGTGATTCGTCAAATGCGTCCACAAGAAAAATTCATTGAGCTTGTTCACCGACTTGATCGCGATACATCTGGCCTTATTATGATTGCTAAGAAGCGAGCGGTCTTAAAAGAGCTACATACTGCACTACGCGAAAAGGAAGGGGTGCAAAAAACCTACCTTGCTCTGGTTTATGGGAGTTGGCCGAAAAGAAAGCTACAAGTAAACGCACCTTTATTAAAAAATGAACTTAAATCTGGCGAGCGTGTTGTGAAAGTGCATACGGATGGTAAAGAGAGCTTAACTCGCTTTAAATTAGTGCAACAGTTTGAAGGCTATAGCTTAGTTGAATGTGAACCGGTGACTGGACGAACGCACCAAATTCGCGTTCATACTCAATATGCAGGTTACCCAATTGTAGGAGATGACAAGTATTCGCCATCTGAGTCATTAAAAGAGACTAAAGCACTTGGTTTTAAACGCTTATGTTTGCATGCGACTCGGTTGGACATAATGCTTAACGGTGAACGAATGCTTTTTGAAGCCCCTCTTGATAAAGAGTGGCAAAGCTTGATGAATGAAAAGCTAACTGGCGTCTTTGCTTAG
- a CDS encoding SulP family inorganic anion transporter: MIIDFSRFKDWTLAGDLFGGATTAIVSLPLALAFGVASGAGAEAGLWGAILVGFFAALFGGSTSLISEPTGPMTVIMTAVLTSMLASNPEGGVAMAFTVVMIAGIFQITLGYLKLGKYITLMPYSVISGFMSGIGVILVILQIAPFLGHPSPPGGVMGTLSALPSLIINLKFSELFLGLLTLGVLFYLPKKWRRYIPAQLVALIAITLISVILFDDSDIRRIGVIPSGLPSIHWPHFESTVIIEMFIDGLVLGTLGCIDTLLTAVIADSLTRKEHDSNRELIGQGSANLISGLLGGLPGAGATMGTVVNIQSGGKSPFAGISRALILLLVILAASELIQPIPMAVLAGIALYVGINILDWSFLKRAHKVALSPTIIMYGVMTLTIFVDLMVAVGIGVFIANIITIEKLSRLQSGNVKAISDADDDIFLSDEEKTLLDQADGNVLLFYLSGPMIFGASKAIAKHHNRIHNYKAVVLDLSAVPMMDLTIGLALENAIKDAIEAECAVYIFSPNGQTTEQLEKLGILNRLPHNAFCDSRKSALFHAVQSLETTT, from the coding sequence ATGATCATTGATTTCTCTCGCTTTAAAGATTGGACGCTTGCTGGCGATTTATTTGGTGGAGCAACCACCGCCATTGTATCACTTCCCCTAGCACTGGCTTTTGGTGTTGCATCAGGCGCAGGAGCAGAAGCAGGACTTTGGGGAGCAATACTCGTTGGTTTTTTTGCTGCACTATTCGGTGGATCAACTAGCCTAATATCTGAACCAACAGGACCAATGACAGTAATTATGACAGCTGTTTTAACCAGCATGCTGGCCAGCAACCCCGAAGGAGGTGTTGCCATGGCTTTCACGGTTGTCATGATAGCTGGAATATTTCAAATAACCCTTGGCTACTTAAAATTAGGAAAATACATTACCCTAATGCCATACAGCGTTATTTCTGGCTTTATGTCTGGAATTGGCGTCATACTGGTGATCTTACAAATAGCCCCCTTCCTTGGCCATCCATCACCACCAGGTGGTGTCATGGGAACCCTCAGCGCGCTACCAAGCCTTATCATTAATCTGAAATTTTCTGAGTTATTTCTGGGCCTCCTTACGCTAGGGGTATTATTTTATTTACCAAAAAAATGGCGGAGGTATATTCCGGCTCAACTTGTAGCCTTAATTGCAATTACACTTATTTCAGTCATTTTATTCGATGATTCGGACATCCGTCGCATCGGTGTTATCCCGTCTGGATTGCCTTCTATCCACTGGCCTCACTTTGAAAGCACAGTGATTATCGAAATGTTCATCGACGGTTTAGTGCTTGGGACACTAGGCTGCATAGACACCCTCCTTACAGCAGTCATAGCAGATAGCCTAACGCGCAAGGAACATGATTCAAATCGTGAGCTTATTGGCCAAGGTAGCGCCAATCTTATATCAGGACTACTCGGTGGGTTACCTGGAGCTGGAGCAACCATGGGGACCGTTGTCAATATTCAATCAGGTGGTAAATCGCCATTTGCAGGTATCTCAAGGGCTCTCATTTTATTATTAGTTATACTGGCGGCATCTGAGCTAATCCAACCAATTCCAATGGCTGTACTTGCAGGCATCGCCTTATATGTAGGAATCAATATTCTCGACTGGAGTTTCTTAAAACGCGCACATAAAGTCGCCTTATCCCCAACCATCATAATGTATGGCGTAATGACTCTAACCATCTTTGTTGATCTTATGGTTGCGGTCGGCATCGGCGTTTTTATAGCCAATATAATTACAATTGAAAAACTCAGTCGACTACAATCAGGAAATGTGAAAGCCATTAGTGATGCCGATGATGACATTTTCCTTTCTGATGAAGAAAAGACATTATTGGATCAAGCGGATGGCAATGTTCTCCTTTTCTATTTGTCTGGCCCTATGATATTCGGTGCAAGTAAGGCAATTGCTAAACATCATAATCGCATTCATAACTATAAAGCTGTAGTTCTTGATTTAAGCGCTGTCCCCATGATGGACCTAACTATTGGACTTGCATTAGAGAACGCAATAAAAGACGCCATAGAAGCAGAGTGCGCTGTCTATATTTTCAGCCCCAACGGACAAACTACAGAGCAGCTTGAAAAACTTGGTATTTTAAACCGGTTACCACACAATGCTTTTTGTGACTCACGAAAATCTGCATTATTTCATGCCGTCCAAAGCCTAGAAACGACCACCTAA
- the aceF gene encoding dihydrolipoyllysine-residue acetyltransferase: protein MSTEIIRVPDIGGADNVDVIEVSVQVGDIIEVDQTIIVLETDKASMDVPSPLAGKITSIKVKESDTVSEGDDILELEIEEGGKDTSEEPKKEAPVKEEAPAAEAKPAKEASSEQTVSVPDIGGATGVDIIEVCVAEGDDVQEGDSIIVLETDKASMDIPAPASGKVTKVIIKEGDTVSEGDDILVLTTGSSSSTSVEPEAKQQTSKSEDVAPQPSSGGVEKVNVPDIGGAEGVEVIEVAVTAGDKVKEGDSIIVLETDKASMEIPSPKDGTVKSVSINVGDKVSEGDFVLELEVEGGSTSEAPAAEKASPAPAAEAPKASASKAASAPEMDQSAALSEPSKKVHAGPAVRMLARELGVDLAFVRPTGPRGRIMKEDLQAYVKTAVQKATSAPVGAVANSALPTVPDQDFSKFGEVEVVKMSKIQRLTAQNMVRNALVIPHVTQFDKADITDLEAFRKGLKGEMEKQGVKLTPLPFLIKAVAQAMVANPSFNVSLMADGENYVQKHYVHIGIAVDSPAGLVVPVLRDADKKSVVQIAKEAGDLIKKALDKQLKPADMQGGCFTISSLGAIGGTGFTPIVNAPEVGILGVSKADVEPRWNGKDFEPRTMLPLCLSYDHRAVNGGDAGRFMTYLNALLSDVRRLSL, encoded by the coding sequence GTGAGTACTGAAATCATTCGAGTGCCGGATATTGGCGGTGCGGATAACGTCGATGTAATCGAGGTTAGCGTACAAGTTGGTGACATTATCGAAGTCGACCAAACTATTATTGTATTAGAAACTGATAAAGCGTCTATGGACGTGCCTTCTCCATTAGCAGGTAAAATCACCTCTATTAAAGTGAAAGAAAGTGATACGGTTTCTGAAGGTGATGACATTCTTGAGCTTGAAATCGAAGAAGGTGGTAAAGACACCTCTGAAGAGCCAAAGAAAGAAGCGCCAGTAAAAGAAGAAGCACCAGCAGCTGAAGCAAAACCAGCTAAAGAGGCGTCTTCTGAACAAACTGTATCTGTACCAGACATTGGTGGCGCAACAGGTGTAGATATCATTGAGGTTTGTGTTGCTGAAGGTGATGATGTTCAAGAAGGTGATTCCATCATCGTTCTTGAGACAGATAAAGCCTCCATGGATATCCCGGCACCAGCCAGTGGTAAGGTAACGAAAGTCATTATTAAAGAGGGAGATACAGTTTCCGAAGGTGATGATATTCTTGTTCTTACAACGGGGTCGTCTTCTTCAACTTCTGTTGAGCCTGAAGCTAAACAGCAAACGTCTAAATCAGAAGATGTGGCGCCTCAACCTTCTTCTGGTGGCGTTGAGAAGGTGAATGTGCCTGATATTGGTGGTGCAGAAGGTGTAGAAGTTATTGAAGTTGCTGTTACAGCTGGTGACAAGGTTAAAGAAGGTGATTCTATCATCGTTCTTGAAACCGATAAGGCTTCTATGGAAATTCCTTCACCTAAGGATGGTACAGTTAAATCTGTTTCTATCAATGTTGGTGACAAGGTTTCTGAGGGTGATTTCGTTCTTGAGCTTGAAGTGGAGGGTGGTTCTACATCTGAAGCTCCTGCTGCTGAAAAAGCGTCTCCAGCCCCTGCGGCCGAGGCTCCTAAGGCTAGTGCTTCAAAAGCGGCATCAGCACCTGAGATGGATCAATCTGCTGCGTTGTCTGAACCTTCGAAGAAAGTTCATGCTGGCCCTGCAGTGCGGATGCTTGCTCGTGAACTAGGTGTTGACCTTGCTTTTGTTCGTCCTACAGGTCCTCGTGGCCGTATTATGAAAGAAGACCTACAAGCATACGTTAAAACTGCTGTGCAAAAGGCGACGTCTGCTCCTGTTGGTGCAGTGGCGAACTCTGCTTTACCTACGGTGCCAGATCAAGATTTTAGCAAGTTCGGCGAAGTCGAAGTTGTTAAGATGAGCAAAATTCAGCGCCTAACTGCTCAGAACATGGTCCGTAACGCACTTGTAATACCTCATGTTACTCAGTTTGATAAGGCAGATATTACGGATCTTGAAGCGTTTCGTAAGGGCTTGAAAGGGGAGATGGAGAAGCAAGGTGTTAAGTTGACACCACTTCCATTCCTTATTAAAGCTGTTGCTCAAGCTATGGTTGCAAATCCAAGTTTCAATGTGTCTCTAATGGCTGATGGTGAAAACTACGTTCAGAAGCATTATGTACATATTGGTATTGCGGTGGATTCACCGGCTGGCTTGGTTGTTCCTGTTTTGCGTGATGCTGATAAGAAGTCAGTGGTTCAGATTGCAAAAGAAGCGGGCGATCTAATTAAGAAAGCGCTTGATAAGCAGCTCAAACCAGCAGATATGCAAGGTGGTTGTTTTACTATTTCAAGTTTAGGTGCTATCGGCGGTACAGGCTTTACGCCTATTGTTAATGCTCCTGAAGTGGGAATACTTGGTGTCTCTAAAGCAGATGTCGAACCGCGTTGGAATGGTAAAGACTTTGAGCCTCGTACAATGTTGCCATTGTGCTTGTCTTATGATCACAGAGCGGTAAATGGCGGTGATGCTGGTCGCTTCATGACCTATCTTAATGCTTTGTTAAGTGATGTGCGCCGCTTGTCTCTATAA
- a CDS encoding anion permease: protein MKGADIRIVPGLISIFIALMLWFVIPVPYGVTANAWHLLALFVGTVVAIIGKAMPIGALAILAITLVAVTGVTNDTPSGAIKDALSGFSNSLIWLIGIAIVISRGLAKTGLGNRIGYYFISLFGKKTVGIGYALAISELVIAPVTPSNTARGGGIIHPIMKSIAASFGSSPEQGTSRKIGHYLALVNYHINPITSAMFITATAPNPLIVKLISDATGANISITWGTWALAALLPGLVCIALVPLVVYAIYPPEIKSTPDASQYAKSKLIEMGPMSYGEKVMVAVFTLLLVLWAGVPAMLFGAEYVVNTTAVAFLGLSVLLVTGVLSWDDVLKEKSAWDTVVWFSALVMMATFLNKLGLVQWFSMVVETNIAHLGFGWVVSVVILVGIYFYVHYFFASTTAHITAMFAAFYAAGLALGAPPLYLGLLLAGASSLMMSLTHYATGTSPIIFGSGYVSMEDWWIMGFIMSVVNLAVWGIIGGLWWKVLGYW from the coding sequence ATGAAAGGCGCTGATATTCGCATTGTTCCGGGACTGATTTCTATTTTTATCGCGCTAATGCTTTGGTTCGTTATACCAGTACCTTATGGGGTAACCGCAAATGCATGGCATTTACTGGCGCTGTTTGTTGGTACTGTAGTCGCAATTATTGGTAAGGCAATGCCAATTGGTGCACTGGCGATACTGGCTATTACACTTGTTGCCGTGACGGGCGTAACAAATGACACTCCTTCTGGTGCGATCAAAGATGCATTAAGCGGTTTTTCAAATTCGCTAATTTGGTTGATAGGTATTGCCATAGTCATTTCTCGTGGTTTGGCAAAAACCGGGCTTGGTAATCGTATTGGATATTACTTTATTTCTTTGTTTGGCAAAAAGACCGTTGGCATTGGCTATGCTTTGGCTATTTCAGAGTTGGTGATAGCGCCAGTAACGCCAAGTAATACTGCCCGAGGCGGCGGCATTATTCACCCTATAATGAAGTCTATAGCGGCTAGCTTCGGTTCGTCACCAGAGCAGGGTACTTCTCGAAAAATTGGTCACTATCTTGCTTTGGTTAATTATCATATTAACCCCATCACTTCGGCTATGTTCATTACCGCAACGGCGCCTAATCCTTTAATTGTCAAATTAATTTCCGATGCCACTGGCGCTAATATCAGTATTACTTGGGGTACATGGGCTTTGGCCGCGCTTTTACCAGGTTTAGTGTGTATTGCGCTTGTGCCTTTGGTTGTATATGCCATTTACCCTCCTGAAATAAAAAGTACGCCAGATGCAAGCCAATACGCCAAATCTAAACTGATTGAAATGGGGCCTATGTCTTATGGTGAGAAAGTCATGGTAGCTGTTTTTACCCTTTTGCTGGTTCTGTGGGCTGGTGTTCCTGCTATGCTGTTTGGTGCTGAGTACGTAGTCAATACAACCGCTGTTGCATTTTTAGGTTTGTCTGTTTTATTGGTCACAGGTGTGTTGAGTTGGGATGACGTGCTTAAGGAGAAATCGGCTTGGGACACCGTGGTGTGGTTCTCTGCTTTGGTGATGATGGCGACTTTTTTAAACAAACTAGGACTTGTGCAATGGTTTTCAATGGTGGTAGAAACCAATATTGCGCATTTGGGGTTCGGTTGGGTTGTATCTGTCGTTATCTTGGTAGGCATTTATTTTTATGTGCATTATTTCTTTGCCAGTACCACCGCGCATATAACAGCCATGTTTGCCGCTTTTTATGCTGCAGGATTAGCATTAGGAGCACCGCCTTTGTATCTTGGCTTGTTATTGGCTGGCGCGTCTTCTTTGATGATGTCATTGACTCACTATGCTACTGGTACCTCGCCAATTATATTTGGGTCCGGTTATGTTTCAATGGAAGATTGGTGGATCATGGGCTTTATTATGAGTGTTGTTAATCTGGCCGTATGGGGAATTATCGGTGGATTATGGTGGAAGGTATTGGGGTATTGGTAA
- the rne gene encoding ribonuclease E: MIRMLINATQQEELRVALVDGQRLYDLDIESGSREQKKSNIYKGRITRIEPSLEAAFVDFGADRHGFLPLKEISKTYFSKKSNHEGRINIKDVLTEGQEVIVQVDKEERGNKGAALTTFVSLAGRYLVLMPNNPRAGGISRRIDGDDRSHLKEAMSGLNTPENGGLIVRTAGVGRSTEELQWDLDYLDTLWSSITKAASEKPAPFLIYQESNIVIRAIRDYLREDIGEVLIDEKSAYQDAINFVMQVMPHFKSRIKMYTDSTPLFNRFQIETQIETAFQREVRLPSGGSIVIDPTEALVSIDINSARATKGGDIEETALQTNLEAADEIARQLRLRDIGGLVVIDFIDMTPVRNQKEVENRMKNALEADRARVQLGRISRFGLLEMSRQRLRPSLGETSGIVCPRCNGQGFIRDVESLALSVLRLIEEECSKERTAQIRAVLPVSVATFLLNEKRTNIAKIEKRNSVHIILVPNPHMETPHFEVERIRDDSTVVTQNENSYNLVETPEQPPYEPRQASENVRPQAAVTSIAPKSPAPEHTAAPAAKSSKTVTSKPSLLKRIMTALFGETQNSTKAKSSTSNTHNSQKNERDNTTNKPKNTRVNRNKRNVKHQNTDKSDSKPSENNRSTRQSRREQAESNTKGNSRRNNNRGNKQDSHTEKNEAATKTVPRQTQKEIPEVKERKRDRNENRRRNGKLKDEALEATKLQEQEDAALIEASQNKEAENKDSNDEPQRRSRRSRRSRRPQKEENNIQQENIESENANTETSESAVNSPEETKSDDIPTAPESTTEIKQNDSLSEEDKAADIAETEKEPTSTDTTDTNEPKAADNKPVKPKMSVKAQMRKIEQETAVAEETKVETPAEEAKVETPAEETKVETPVEETKAEAPAEETKAEAPAEEAKAEAPAEEAKAEAPAEEAKAEAPAEEAKVETPAEETKAEAPAEETKAEAPAEEAKVETPIEEVKKEASESTNKKVRTPRRGRGKPAAKDTATEVKAPVELPAAILAQQEKLRLEQEEKRKAATSRRRTSSGRVKNDPRLARQQEPESTSEANVD, translated from the coding sequence ATGATTAGAATGCTTATCAATGCAACTCAACAAGAAGAGTTGCGCGTCGCCCTAGTAGACGGACAACGTCTATATGATCTAGATATTGAATCCGGTTCACGCGAACAAAAGAAGTCAAACATATACAAAGGCCGAATTACTCGCATTGAGCCGAGTCTTGAAGCCGCCTTTGTTGACTTCGGTGCTGATCGCCACGGTTTCCTCCCTCTAAAAGAAATTTCAAAGACCTACTTCTCCAAAAAATCCAATCATGAAGGCCGAATTAACATCAAAGACGTGTTAACCGAAGGTCAAGAAGTGATTGTGCAAGTTGACAAAGAAGAACGTGGAAACAAAGGGGCAGCGCTAACGACATTTGTGAGCTTGGCTGGTCGTTATTTAGTTCTCATGCCAAATAACCCTCGCGCTGGCGGTATTTCTCGCCGCATTGACGGAGACGATCGCTCTCACCTAAAAGAAGCCATGTCTGGGCTTAACACACCAGAGAACGGCGGCCTTATTGTACGTACTGCTGGTGTTGGTCGCTCTACAGAAGAGTTGCAATGGGATTTAGACTATCTAGATACTTTGTGGTCATCCATTACTAAAGCGGCTTCTGAAAAACCCGCTCCTTTCTTAATCTATCAAGAAAGCAACATCGTTATCCGCGCCATCCGTGACTACCTACGTGAAGATATTGGCGAAGTATTGATTGATGAAAAAAGCGCTTACCAAGACGCTATCAACTTCGTTATGCAAGTTATGCCGCACTTTAAGTCACGCATTAAAATGTATACCGACTCAACACCCCTTTTTAACCGTTTCCAGATCGAAACTCAGATCGAAACCGCTTTCCAGCGCGAAGTTCGTCTACCTTCTGGCGGTTCTATTGTTATCGACCCGACAGAAGCATTAGTCTCTATCGATATTAACTCTGCTCGTGCGACCAAAGGCGGAGATATTGAAGAAACCGCATTACAAACAAACTTAGAAGCAGCTGATGAAATCGCTCGCCAACTTCGTCTTCGTGACATAGGCGGTTTGGTCGTTATCGACTTCATCGATATGACACCCGTACGCAACCAGAAAGAAGTTGAAAATCGCATGAAAAACGCTCTAGAAGCGGATCGTGCTCGCGTCCAATTAGGCCGAATTTCTCGCTTTGGTCTACTGGAAATGTCACGTCAGCGTTTACGCCCTTCCCTTGGCGAAACCAGTGGCATCGTTTGTCCTCGTTGTAATGGGCAAGGTTTTATTCGTGATGTAGAATCCCTTGCTCTTTCGGTACTTCGCCTTATTGAAGAGGAATGTTCAAAAGAACGTACAGCTCAAATTCGCGCTGTATTACCAGTTTCTGTAGCGACTTTCTTGCTGAACGAAAAACGTACCAACATAGCAAAAATTGAAAAGCGCAATAGCGTCCATATCATTCTGGTGCCAAACCCGCACATGGAGACACCACACTTTGAAGTTGAGCGGATTCGCGATGACAGTACTGTCGTGACACAGAATGAAAACAGCTATAACTTGGTAGAAACACCAGAACAGCCTCCATACGAGCCACGCCAAGCCAGTGAAAACGTTCGCCCACAAGCAGCCGTTACGAGTATTGCTCCTAAATCACCAGCGCCTGAACATACGGCAGCACCTGCAGCTAAATCAAGCAAGACGGTTACGAGCAAACCTAGCCTGCTAAAACGCATCATGACAGCGCTATTTGGCGAAACCCAAAACAGTACAAAAGCAAAATCATCAACCAGCAATACACATAACTCTCAAAAAAATGAGCGAGACAACACCACAAATAAACCCAAGAATACTCGTGTAAATCGTAATAAGCGTAACGTTAAGCATCAAAATACGGATAAAAGTGACAGCAAACCAAGCGAAAATAATCGCTCAACACGTCAATCACGTCGTGAACAAGCAGAGTCAAACACAAAAGGAAACAGCCGCCGTAATAATAACCGTGGCAACAAGCAGGACTCTCATACAGAGAAAAATGAAGCCGCTACGAAAACAGTACCTCGCCAGACTCAGAAAGAAATACCTGAAGTTAAAGAACGCAAGCGTGATCGAAATGAAAATCGTCGTCGTAATGGCAAACTGAAAGATGAAGCATTAGAAGCCACTAAACTTCAAGAACAAGAAGATGCCGCTTTGATTGAAGCCTCTCAAAATAAAGAAGCTGAAAACAAAGATAGCAATGATGAGCCTCAACGCCGCTCTCGTCGCTCTCGTCGTTCTCGTCGCCCTCAAAAAGAAGAAAATAATATTCAACAAGAAAACATTGAATCTGAAAACGCTAATACCGAGACTTCTGAATCTGCTGTTAATAGCCCAGAAGAGACAAAGTCTGATGATATTCCAACAGCGCCAGAATCAACGACTGAAATTAAGCAGAATGACAGTCTATCTGAAGAAGATAAAGCAGCCGATATAGCTGAGACCGAGAAAGAACCAACTTCTACCGATACCACAGACACAAATGAGCCAAAAGCGGCTGACAACAAACCAGTTAAACCTAAAATGTCAGTAAAGGCTCAAATGCGTAAAATCGAGCAAGAGACGGCAGTGGCGGAAGAAACTAAAGTAGAAACGCCTGCGGAAGAAGCTAAAGTAGAGACGCCTGCCGAAGAAACTAAAGTAGAAACACCTGTTGAAGAAACTAAAGCGGAAGCACCTGCTGAAGAAACTAAAGCGGAAGCACCTGCTGAAGAAGCTAAAGCGGAAGCACCTGCTGAAGAAGCTAAAGCGGAAGCACCTGCTGAAGAAGCTAAAGCGGAAGCACCTGCTGAAGAAGCTAAAGTAGAAACACCTGCTGAAGAAACTAAAGCGGAAGCACCTGCTGAAGAAACTAAAGCGGAAGCACCTGCTGAAGAAGCTAAAGTAGAAACACCGATTGAAGAAGTTAAAAAAGAAGCATCTGAGAGCACTAACAAAAAAGTCCGCACACCTCGCCGTGGGCGCGGCAAACCTGCAGCCAAAGACACTGCTACAGAAGTTAAAGCACCTGTAGAATTACCGGCCGCCATCTTAGCTCAACAAGAAAAGCTTCGCTTGGAACAGGAAGAAAAACGAAAAGCGGCGACTTCACGTCGACGCACCTCTTCTGGCCGAGTAAAAAATGATCCAAGGCTTGCTAGACAACAAGAGCCTGAATCAACATCGGAAGCTAACGTAGACTAA